The genomic region CGGGCAGCCAGCGCGCGCGTCCCGTCCACCGTCTTACGAGAGTACTGAGTGAACGTTTTCTTCGAGGAATCGGGTAGTTTCAAGGCCGGCTCGGTCTTGTCGAAACAGGGCGACGCGTTCCAGGTCGAATTGCCGGGCGGACGCCGCGCGAAAGTGCGCGCGAAGGACGTGCTGATCGAATTCGAAAAGCCCGCCGCCGCCGAGCTGATGCAGGAAGCCGACGCCATCGCGCAGGAGATCGATCTCGATTTCCTGTGGGAATGCGCGCCCGACGAGGAATTCCCGTTCGCCGCGCTCGGCGCGGACTATTTCGGCGACAAGTTCGGTCCCACGGAGCGCGCCGCGCTCGTGCTGCGCATGCACGGCGCGCCCGTGTACTTCCGCCGCAAGGGGCGCGGGCAGTATCAGCGCGCGCCGCAGGAGCAGTTGCAGATGGCGCTCGCGGGGCTGGAGCGCAAGCGTCAGCAGGCGCTCGTGCAGGCCGGCTACGAAGAAGAACTGAAGGCGGGCAAGCTGCCCGAGGCGCTGAAAGGCAAGGCCATCGGCCTGCTCACGAAGCCGGACAAGAACGCGATCGAATACAAGGCGCTCGAAGCGGCAGCGGCGGCGCGCGGCATCTCGCAGGCGCGGCTCATGCTCGAATGCGGCGGCATTGCGTCGGCGCGCGCGCTGCACGAGGCGCGCTTCCTGTCGGAGTTCTTCCCGCACGGCGTCGGTTTTCCGGCGGTGCAGCCCGCGCCGTTGCCCGAAGACTTGCCGGAAGCGGATATCGAAGCGTTCTCCATCGACGACGTGACGACCACCGAGATCGACGACGCCTTCTCCGTGCAGCATCTCGCGGACGGCCGCGTGCGCGTCGGCATTCACATTGCGGCGCCGGCGCTCGGCATCGCGCGCGGCGATACCGTCGATTCCATCGCGCGCAGCCGTCTTTCGACGGTCTACATGCCCGGCGACAAGATCACGATGCTGCCGGACAACGTCGTCGATGTCTTCACGCTCGCGGAAGGCGGACTGCGGCCGGCGCTGTCGCTCTACATCATCGTGAATCGCGAGACGCAGGACATCGTCGCGAGCGAGACGCGCGCCGAGCGCGTGTTCGTCAAGTCGAACCTGCGGCATAACCATCTGGACGAGCACGTCACCGAGGAAAGTCTCGCGGCCGGAACGGGCGACTATCCGCACAAGCAAGACATCGCCGTCTTGTGGCCGCTCGCGCAGGCGCTCTTCGAAAAGCGCCAGGAGGCGCGCGCGACTTACGGCCTCAAGCGCGAAGTGCAGCGCAACAACGACTTCAATTTCTATGTCGAAGGCGAGCACGTCACCATCACGCCGCGCCGCCGCGGTTCGCCGCTGGATCTGATCGTCGCCGAACTGGCGATTCTCGCGAATTCGTCGTGGGGCGCGTTCCTGAACGATCACGGCGTGCCGGGCATCTATCGCTCGCAGCGCGGTTTCGGCGGTCCCGGCCCGAAGCGCACGCGCATGCAGACGACGCCCGCGCCGCACGAAGGTTTGGGCGTCGCGCAGTATGCGTGGAGCACGTCGCCGCTGCGCCGTTACGTCGACCTCGTGAATCAGTGGCAACTGCTCGCGTGCGTGCAGCACGGCGTGACGGCGAAGCTCGCCGCGCCGTTCAAGCCGAAGGATGCGGATTTGTTCGCCGTCGTGCAGGGATTCGACGATACGTACACGGCCTACGCCGACCATCAGCGCCGCATGGAATATTTCTGGTGTCTGCGCTGGCTCAAGCAGGAGAACAGGAAGCAGGTGCCCGCGTCGGTCGTGAAGGACGACCTCGTTCGCCTCGAAGAAATTCCTCTGATTCTGCATGTGCCCGGCCTCGGCGTGCATGCACGCGGCACGCGGGTGATGCTCGAAGTCGTGTCGATTGACGAGTTGACCGTCGAAGCGTCGTGCCGTCTGCTGCATGTGATCGACGCGCCTTCGTCCGCCGCGCCGGTCGAAGAGGACGAAGCGGAGGAGGAAGTCATCGAGACCGACGATCTTTCCGCCGAAAGCGAAGCCGAAGCGCAGGCCGAAGCGCAGCCCGAATCCACGGGCGATGCACAGCCGTCCGAAGAACCGAGCCAATCATGAACGATCGTTACGCGGTGATCGGCAATCCCGTCGAGCACAGCAAGTCGCCGTGGATTCACGCGCGCTTCGCTGAGCAGACGGGCGAGGCGGTCGAGTACGGGCGCATTCTGGGGCCGCTCGGCGGCTTCGAGAACGAAGTGCGCGCGTTCATCGCGGCAGGCGGACGCGGCATGAACGTCACGGTCCCGTTCAAGCTCGACGCGCACGCGTTCGCCGATACGCTGTCGCCGCGCGCGGCGGCTGCGGGCGCGGTCAACACGCTGTCGTTCGACGAAAACGGCGTGCGCGGCGACAACACCGATGGCATCGGCCTCGTGCGCGACATCGAAGCGAATCTCGGCGTGCGTCTCGAAGGCGCCCGCGTGCTGCTGCTCGGCGCGGGCGGCGCGGCGCGCGGCGTCGTGCTGCCGATTTTCGATCGAAAGCCGGCGTCGCTCGTCATCGTGAATCGCACGGCGGCGAAGGCGCATCAGCTCGTCGATCAGTTCGCGCAAGCCGCGCGGGAAACCGGCGTGCGCTTCTCGGGCGGAAGCGCGGGCAGCATCGAAAAGACACGCTACGACCTCGTCATCAATGCGACGGCCGGCAGTCTCGACGCCGCGCTGCCCGAATGCGACGACGCCGCGTTCGGCACGGCCACGCTCGCCTACGACATGATGTACGGCGCGAAGCCCACGGTCTTCATGCAGCACGCCGAGGCGCTGGGCGCGCGCGCGGCGGACGGCCTCGGCATGCTCGTCGAACAGGCGGCGGAATCTTTCTTCATCTGGCGCGGCGTGCGTCCGGACGGCGGCGCGGTGCTGCGCGAACTGCGTCAGACGCTCGCGGCCAAAGCCTGATGACCGCCGCGCCCGCTCATGGCCGCACGTCGCGCACATCGCCGTCGGGCGCGCGGCTCGGCCCGGCGCGCTGGATCGCTTACGGTGTGTCGGTGTTCGTCATCGCGGTACTCGCGACGCAGTTGTATTTCTTCATTCAGATCGGTTTGTGGACGCGCATCGATCCCGGTTCGACGGCCTTCATGCGCGCCGATGCGTGGACGCTTGCGAAGACGCACCCCGGCATCGCGCTGCAACGGACGTGGGTGCCTTACGAGCAGATTTCGCGCAATCTGAAGCGCGCGATCATCGCGTCCGAGGATGCCGACTTCGTCAACAACAACGGCTACGAAACCGACGCGATCCTGCAGGCGTGGGAGAAGAACAAGGCGCGCGGGAAAATCGTCGCGGGCGGCTCGACGATTTCGCAGCAACTCGCGCGCAATCTCTTTCTGTCGCGCGAAAAGAGCTACGTGAGAAAGGCGCAGGAGCTTGTCATCACATGGATGCTCGAGTTCTGGCTGACCAAGGAACGCATCTTCGAGATCTACCTGAATTCGGTGGAATGGGGTAACGGCGTGTACGGCGCGGAAGCCGCGGCGCGCTACTACTACAAGACGTCGGCAGCGAAATTGACGGCGGGCCAGAGCGCGCGCCTCGCCGTGATGCTGCCGCGCCCCAAATACTTCGACGACCATCGCAATTCGGCGTATCTGGCGATGCGCGCGCGCGTCATCGCGCGGCGAATGGGCGCGGCCGAGTTGCCCGAGTGAAATTTAGTTTGGGTGACTAAACATCGTAAAGCCCTGATTCCTCGGGGCTTTTTTCTTTTCACCCCGCTTTCGGCTGTCAGCTTTCCTCCCATTATGTGAACGGTGCGATCACATATTGAATATTCGAGATAGCCGGAACTACAATCCGTGCAGGCTTTCGACGATACGTCGGAAAGCGATGCGACAGGGCGTCAGACACCCGCGCGACAAGAACAATACGGAGACACGTCATGCATTCGATCGCCTGCCCGCGCTCGGGCTTCGCGCCGCGCGCATCATCCGCGCGCCACCTTTCGCCGTCTGTTTGAAGCGCGTCGTGTTCATCGAGGAACGATCGACATGACCAAACTCCAGCACGCCGACACGGACACCGCAGGCAAGCCCGCGTCCGCGAAGGCGAACGGCGCCGCCGACCTCCGCCGCGAGCGTGATGCCATCGCGCTGCCGAGCGCGCTCGTCGATGTCACGCCGCAGCAGGCCGGCACGCAGACGCTCCTGCGCGGACTCGCGGTTCTCGAAGCGGCCGCAGCCGGCGCGCGCGATCTGCGCTCGTTCAGCGCGGCGCTCGGCACGACGCGCAGCACGACGCACCGGCTCGTCAGTTCGCTCGTTCAGGCGCGCTATCTGCGGCAAGTGCAGGGCGGCTATCTGCTCGGGCCGAAGCTGATCGAACTCGGCACCATCGCGCTCGAACAGATGCCGCTCACGGCGGTGGCGCGTCCGCATCTGCAGGCGCTCGCGCATCGCACGCACGACACCATTCATCTTGGCGTGCGCGACGGCGACGACGTGCTCTACATCGACAAAATTCCCGGGACGCGCGGGCTGGAGATGCGCTCGCGCGTCGGCCACCGCATGCCGCTCGCGTCGACCGGCATCGGCAAGGCGATGATGCTCGACCTCGAAGCGAACGCGTGGAAGAAGCTGCTCGACGCGTCGCATCGCGCGCTCGCCCGCACGAGTTTCAGGCCGGATCATCGCCCGGATATCGATACGTTCGTGCAGCGCATGACGCGCTATTCGCAGGGCGGCTACACATTCGATCTCGAAGAAAACGAGGCGTCGATCCGCTGCGTGGCCGCGCCCGTGCGCGACGCGTCCGGCGCGATCGTCGCGGCGCTTTCGGTGGCGAGCACGATTCCCTACATGCCCGACGAGCGCATGGAAGAACTCATTCCGGTCGTGCAGCGCGAAGCGCGCTCGATCTCCGAGGACCTCGGCTGGCGCCCGCCGCAAGCCAATCGCCGGATCAAGCGATGACCACGCCTGCTCTCATCGCGCTCGACTGGGGCACGACTTCGCTGCGCGCTTATCTGCTCGCCCGCGACGGCGCGGCGCTCGACACGCGCGCTTCGTCGGCGGGCATCATGAAGCTGCCGGCGGGCGGCTTCGATCAAGCGTTCGAGGAAACCTGCGGCGCGTGGCTCGACGCGCATTCGCACTTGCCGGTCATCGCGGCGGGCATGGTCGGCAGCGCGCAAGGATGGATCGAAGCGCCTTACGTCGACGCCCCCGCCGATGCGAACGCGCTCGTCGCGGGCATCGTCAGCGTGCGGACGGCGCGCGGTTTGGACGTGCGCGTCGTGCCGGGCGTGCTCGAACGCGGCCTGCTGCCGAACGTGATGCGCGGCGAGGAAACGCAGATCGTCGGCGCGCTCGCGAGCGATGCGTCGCTGTCCGCGAAGGGCGGCGCGCTGATCGGGCTGCCGGGGACGCACGCGAAATGGGCGGCCGTCGAAGCGGGACGCATCGAGCGTTTCTATACGTTCATGACGGGCGAAGTGTTCGGCGCGCTGCGCGATCACACCATTCTCGGCCGCACGATGCAGCAGGACGCCGCCTCCGATGCCGCCGCGTTCGTTCGCGGCGTCGATACCGCGCGCGACGCGGGTCATCCCGGCGTGCTCGCGACGATCTTCAGCACGCGCACGCTCGGACTCACCGGACAGCTCGCGCCCGCGCAGCAGCCGGATTATCTGTCGGGGCTTCTGATCGGCCACGAACTGCGCGGTCTTAACGAAGTGCTTGCGCGCGACCAGTCGTCGCTCGCTGGCCGGACACTGCGGCTCATCGGCAACGATGCGCTGTGCGACCGCTATCGCGCCGCGCTCGCGCGCTTCGGATGCAACGACGCCCAGACCGTCGCGCACGCCACCGAAAATGGCCTTTACCGAATCGCCGCGCTCGCCGGGCTCGTGCCAACGCCCACGCGCGCGCCCTGATGCAGGACTCAAAGGAGCATACGATGCAGCCTTCCATCAATCTGCCCGCGCCCTACGCGATGCACGCCGGTCTCGCGAAGGCGTTCGCGCAGTGTCCGCTGATCGCGATCCTGCGCGGCGTCACGCCCGCCGATGCCGCCGAACACGGCCGCGCGCTCTACGAAGCGGGCTTTCGCATCGTCGAGGTGCCGCTCAATTCGCCGCAGCCGTTCGACAGCATCGCCGCGATCCGTCAGGCGTTGCCGGACGACGCGATCGTCGGGGCGGGCACCGTGCTGCATCCGAGCTACGTGGACAGCGTGAAGGACGCGGGCGGCGAACTCGTCGTGATGCCGCACAGCGACGGCGATGTCGTGCGCGTGGCGAAGGCCCACGGACTCGCGTGCGCGCCGGGCGTCGCCACGCCGAACGAGGGTTTTCTCGCGCTGAAGAACGGCGCGGACGTGCTGAAAATGTTTCCCGCCGAGCAACTCGGCCCGACGGTGGTGAAGGCATGGCGCGCGGTCATCGCGAAGGAAGTGCCGCTCGTGCCGGTCGGCGGAATCGCGCCGGACAACATGGGGCCGTTTCTGACCGCGGGCGCGAACGGCTTCGGCCTCGGCTCGGCGCTGTACAAGCCGGGCCAAAGCGTGAGCGCGACGGCGTCGCATGCGAAGGCGTTCATCCACGGTCTTTCCATCGCCAAAGGTGAAAAGCGATGACCCGGCTCGCCGGCAAGACCGCGATGGTCACGGGCGCGGGGCGCGGCATCGGCGCGGCGATCGCGCTCGCGTTCGCGCGCGAAGGCGCGGCGGTCGCGCTGGCGGAACTCGACATCGATACGGCCCGCGCGACGGCCGAACGCATCGCGGCGCAGATCGAAGGCGCGCGCGTGCTCGCAGTCGAAACGGACGTGACGCAAGGCGCATCGGTGAAAGACGCGCTCGCGCAAACCGAGGCGCAGTTCGGCCCGCTCGACGTGCTCGTGAACAACGCCGGCATCAACGTGTTCTGCGATCCGCTCACGATGACCGACGACGACTGGCGGCGCTGCTTCGCCGTCGATCTCGACGGCGTGTGGAACGGCTGCCGCGCGGTGCTGCCGGGCATGGTGGAGCGCGGGCGCGGAAGCATCGTGAATATCGCTTCGACGCATGCGTTCAAGATCATTCCGGGCTGCTTTCCGTATCCGGTGGCCAAGCACGGCGTGATCGGGCTCACGCGCGCGCTCGGCATCGAGTACGCGCCGAACAACGTGCGCGTCAATGCCATCGCGCCGGGATACATCGAAACGCAGTTGACGCTCGACTGGTGGGACGCGCAGCCCGACTCGAACGCCGCCCGCCAGGCGACGCTCGATCTTCAGCCGATGAAGCGCATCGGCCAGCCGAAGGAAGTCGCGATGACGGCCGTGTTCCTCGCATCGGACGAGGCGCCGTTCATCAACGCGAGCTGCATCACCGTGGATGGCGGGCGTTCGGCGCTGTATCACGACTGAGCGGAAAAGAATCGGAGAAATGACGCACTGGCCGCGGTGCGGCAGCAACACAAACACAGACACGGCCACACGCATCCTTGAAGCGCCCGCGCGCGGGCATTTTTTGAGACAACGGAAAAAGTCAGGAGACACAAGATGAAACGCAGACTGTTCCTCACGCTGATCGCCGCTGCCACGGCAACGAGCGCCACGATGATCGCCGCGCCTGTCGCGCAGGCCGCCGACGAAGTCAAGATCGGCTTCCTCGTGAAGCAGCCGGAAGAGCCGTGGTTCCAGGACGAATGGAAGTTCGCGGAAATGGCCGCGAAGGAGAAGGGCTTCACGCTCGTGAAGATCGGCGCGCCGTCGGGCGAAAAGGTGATGAGCGCGATCGACAACCTCGCCGCGCAGAAGGCGCAGGGCTTCATCATCTGCACGCCGGACGTGAAGCTCGGACCGGGCATCGTCGCGAAGGCGAAGGCCGACAAGCTCAAGATGATGACCGTCGATGACCGCCTCGTCGACGGTTCGGGCAAGCCGATCGAAGCCGTGCCGCACATGGGCATCTCGGCGTACAACATCGGCAAGCAGGTCGGCGACGGCATCGCCGCCGAGATCAAGAAGCGCGGCTGGGACATGAAGGATGTCGGCGCCATCGACGTCACTTACGAGCAATTGCCGACCGCGCACGACCGCACGAGCGGCGCGACCGACGCGCTCGTCGCCGCCGGCTTCCCGAAGGCGAACATCATCGCGGCGCCGCAAGCGAAGACCGACACCGAGAACGCGTTCAACGCGGCGAACATCGCGCTCACGAAGAATCCGCAGTTCAAGCACTGGGTGGCCTACGCGCTCAACGACGAAGGCGTGCTCGGCGCGGTGCGCGCAGCGGAAGGCCGCGGCTTCAAGGCGGACAACATGATCGGCATCGGCATCGGCGGATCGGACTCGGCGTTGAACGAGTTTAAGAAGCCGCAGCCGACGGGCTTCTTCGGCACGGTCATCATCAGCCCGAAGCGCCACGGCGAGGAAACGTCCGAACTGATGT from Caballeronia sp. Lep1P3 harbors:
- a CDS encoding ribonuclease catalytic domain-containing protein, producing MNVFFEESGSFKAGSVLSKQGDAFQVELPGGRRAKVRAKDVLIEFEKPAAAELMQEADAIAQEIDLDFLWECAPDEEFPFAALGADYFGDKFGPTERAALVLRMHGAPVYFRRKGRGQYQRAPQEQLQMALAGLERKRQQALVQAGYEEELKAGKLPEALKGKAIGLLTKPDKNAIEYKALEAAAAARGISQARLMLECGGIASARALHEARFLSEFFPHGVGFPAVQPAPLPEDLPEADIEAFSIDDVTTTEIDDAFSVQHLADGRVRVGIHIAAPALGIARGDTVDSIARSRLSTVYMPGDKITMLPDNVVDVFTLAEGGLRPALSLYIIVNRETQDIVASETRAERVFVKSNLRHNHLDEHVTEESLAAGTGDYPHKQDIAVLWPLAQALFEKRQEARATYGLKREVQRNNDFNFYVEGEHVTITPRRRGSPLDLIVAELAILANSSWGAFLNDHGVPGIYRSQRGFGGPGPKRTRMQTTPAPHEGLGVAQYAWSTSPLRRYVDLVNQWQLLACVQHGVTAKLAAPFKPKDADLFAVVQGFDDTYTAYADHQRRMEYFWCLRWLKQENRKQVPASVVKDDLVRLEEIPLILHVPGLGVHARGTRVMLEVVSIDELTVEASCRLLHVIDAPSSAAPVEEDEAEEEVIETDDLSAESEAEAQAEAQPESTGDAQPSEEPSQS
- the aroE gene encoding shikimate dehydrogenase → MNDRYAVIGNPVEHSKSPWIHARFAEQTGEAVEYGRILGPLGGFENEVRAFIAAGGRGMNVTVPFKLDAHAFADTLSPRAAAAGAVNTLSFDENGVRGDNTDGIGLVRDIEANLGVRLEGARVLLLGAGGAARGVVLPIFDRKPASLVIVNRTAAKAHQLVDQFAQAARETGVRFSGGSAGSIEKTRYDLVINATAGSLDAALPECDDAAFGTATLAYDMMYGAKPTVFMQHAEALGARAADGLGMLVEQAAESFFIWRGVRPDGGAVLRELRQTLAAKA
- the mtgA gene encoding monofunctional biosynthetic peptidoglycan transglycosylase, producing the protein MTAAPAHGRTSRTSPSGARLGPARWIAYGVSVFVIAVLATQLYFFIQIGLWTRIDPGSTAFMRADAWTLAKTHPGIALQRTWVPYEQISRNLKRAIIASEDADFVNNNGYETDAILQAWEKNKARGKIVAGGSTISQQLARNLFLSREKSYVRKAQELVITWMLEFWLTKERIFEIYLNSVEWGNGVYGAEAAARYYYKTSAAKLTAGQSARLAVMLPRPKYFDDHRNSAYLAMRARVIARRMGAAELPE
- a CDS encoding IclR family transcriptional regulator; translated protein: MTKLQHADTDTAGKPASAKANGAADLRRERDAIALPSALVDVTPQQAGTQTLLRGLAVLEAAAAGARDLRSFSAALGTTRSTTHRLVSSLVQARYLRQVQGGYLLGPKLIELGTIALEQMPLTAVARPHLQALAHRTHDTIHLGVRDGDDVLYIDKIPGTRGLEMRSRVGHRMPLASTGIGKAMMLDLEANAWKKLLDASHRALARTSFRPDHRPDIDTFVQRMTRYSQGGYTFDLEENEASIRCVAAPVRDASGAIVAALSVASTIPYMPDERMEELIPVVQREARSISEDLGWRPPQANRRIKR
- a CDS encoding 2-dehydro-3-deoxygalactonokinase encodes the protein MTTPALIALDWGTTSLRAYLLARDGAALDTRASSAGIMKLPAGGFDQAFEETCGAWLDAHSHLPVIAAGMVGSAQGWIEAPYVDAPADANALVAGIVSVRTARGLDVRVVPGVLERGLLPNVMRGEETQIVGALASDASLSAKGGALIGLPGTHAKWAAVEAGRIERFYTFMTGEVFGALRDHTILGRTMQQDAASDAAAFVRGVDTARDAGHPGVLATIFSTRTLGLTGQLAPAQQPDYLSGLLIGHELRGLNEVLARDQSSLAGRTLRLIGNDALCDRYRAALARFGCNDAQTVAHATENGLYRIAALAGLVPTPTRAP
- a CDS encoding 2-dehydro-3-deoxy-6-phosphogalactonate aldolase; protein product: MQPSINLPAPYAMHAGLAKAFAQCPLIAILRGVTPADAAEHGRALYEAGFRIVEVPLNSPQPFDSIAAIRQALPDDAIVGAGTVLHPSYVDSVKDAGGELVVMPHSDGDVVRVAKAHGLACAPGVATPNEGFLALKNGADVLKMFPAEQLGPTVVKAWRAVIAKEVPLVPVGGIAPDNMGPFLTAGANGFGLGSALYKPGQSVSATASHAKAFIHGLSIAKGEKR
- a CDS encoding SDR family oxidoreductase, whose translation is MTRLAGKTAMVTGAGRGIGAAIALAFAREGAAVALAELDIDTARATAERIAAQIEGARVLAVETDVTQGASVKDALAQTEAQFGPLDVLVNNAGINVFCDPLTMTDDDWRRCFAVDLDGVWNGCRAVLPGMVERGRGSIVNIASTHAFKIIPGCFPYPVAKHGVIGLTRALGIEYAPNNVRVNAIAPGYIETQLTLDWWDAQPDSNAARQATLDLQPMKRIGQPKEVAMTAVFLASDEAPFINASCITVDGGRSALYHD
- a CDS encoding arabinose ABC transporter substrate-binding protein → MKRRLFLTLIAAATATSATMIAAPVAQAADEVKIGFLVKQPEEPWFQDEWKFAEMAAKEKGFTLVKIGAPSGEKVMSAIDNLAAQKAQGFIICTPDVKLGPGIVAKAKADKLKMMTVDDRLVDGSGKPIEAVPHMGISAYNIGKQVGDGIAAEIKKRGWDMKDVGAIDVTYEQLPTAHDRTSGATDALVAAGFPKANIIAAPQAKTDTENAFNAANIALTKNPQFKHWVAYALNDEGVLGAVRAAEGRGFKADNMIGIGIGGSDSALNEFKKPQPTGFFGTVIISPKRHGEETSELMYAWIKDGKAPPPLTLTTGMLATRENVSSVRQQMGLASN